The stretch of DNA ATCCAGTAGGGGCCTTGTTCCTCTAGCTTGCCCGTGGCCGGATCACGTTTCTTGCGGCGATAAATCATGCCCATCATGGACCTCCGTTTTGTGGTTCTCGATGTGCCGTTCCAAATCATGAATATCGAACAGCACTCGACGGCCTTGCCGCACACAGGGCAAAGTCCGTAATTTCTGAAGATTGCGAACCGACCAAGGGCTGACCCCCAGGTAGCGAGCCGCCTCCCTCACGGAATACAGTCGTTTCAGCACTTGCTCTGGCATGTTCCTCACCCCCTTTCATTTCGAAATGGTTGTATTGCACAGAAGACCTGCACCCGCTTACGCCTTCGGCTTTGCCTTTCTGATATCTGGGGGAGTCATGAGCACGCCCAGACCTTTCAATGCCTCCCCGGTCATTTTCTTCCAGCCCTTCATGGCCTGATCTAGTTTGCCTGCTTTCGCTTGCTCCAACATCGTGGCCATGTGTTCGAGAATCGGTTGTTGTTCAGATAATAAGTCCCGGATGATTTCGGCTCGTGGCTTTTCCATAGCAGCGGATACACGCGAAATGGTGTTGTAGAGATCCGTGGGCAACGACAGTAGTACTCGATGTGGTGTGTTTTTCGGCTTTGGACTCATCTATAGCCCTCCGTTATAGAGATGAACATATTTCGTATGGCTATATGTGTGTCAAGTATGCTTCGTAGCGGTGAAGAATGGGGCATAGCCAGGCCCCCGTAGTATAAAGAAAGGAGTTCCCGCCATGTGTTTATCGAATTCAATAGCCCGTTTCAGGGTGCTTCGTCACGGACGCGGACCGGCCAAAAGCGGACGTTCGGCCTCGAATCTCCAGCCGAGGCAGCAAGAGAACAGTAACCTCACAACCGAACGCCAGCTCGCCGCGCAAATCTCCGGGTTCCCATGTGAGAGTCACGGGTATAAACTGGTCGCGTCATGACCCACTCATCAAAAAGGACCGCTAAGCAAGGGAAGCGGCCCGCGAAGCAGATTAAGAATAAGGCCGTGAGACCGAGCACAACGAGATCAACGGCTGGGCCTGGATTCGACTTCGAGGATCAGGTCGCTGCCTGGCTCCTGCTAAAGGTGCTTACCGGTCAGCCGCTCCCTGGCATTGAGGGCATTGGGACACGGCTCCAGATGCAAGTCGAATCACTTGGCTGGGTCATTGACGACATCTTGTTGACGACAATGGAGTCGCCCGGCGATCAGCGGCACCTTGCGATGTCCTGCAAAAGCAACGTGCAAGTGACCGCTTCGCGTTTGCCTGCCGACTTCGTGAGTCGCTGCTGGAAGCAGTGGGCTCAAGTTAATCCAAATCCTATGCAGCGTGGCAAGGATCGCCTGATGTTGGTGACGCGGGGTAGAAACAACGCGTTCATGGCAACCTGGAGCGAGTTGAAAGACGCCGCGCCCGGCGCGGATATCGCGCTTGCGGTTGGCCGTATGACGGCGACAGCTAAGCATCGGAGAATATTTGAGAGTGTGAAGGCGCCCGCCAGGGATGCTGGCGTTACGGTTACTGACAGGGATGTCGTGGCGATGATCAACTGTATGGAGGTGACACCACTCGACTTCCAAATTGCCGGATCCGAAGACGAAAAGGCCGCCATTGCGCAGTCGCGCAAGCTGTTAGTTGACGGCAGTCTCATGGAGGGCAATCGGCTGTGGATCGAACTCGTTGCACAGGCCAAGAATATTCGACTTGGCTCGGGAACGTTGGACATTGCTGACCTATGGCGACAGCTCCGGCGCAAGTATCTGCTCAAGGATCACCCTGACTACGAGGCCTCATGGCAGAAACTTCGTGCTCTGACGGATGACTATAAGGGTACGATAGAGACGGTGCTGCCATCCGGCCTTTCTCTGGATCGAAAGGATGAGATCGACGAATTATCAAAACGAATAACCAACGATAGAGTGTGTGTCGTCTATGGAGAGTCCGGCAGCGGCAAGTCGGCGCTTGTAAAGACGATGCTGGATGAGCGTTTCCCCAAAGCTGCTCAGGTATGGTTTGGGCCTGAGACTCTTCAACTCGCTCTCAACGAAACAGCGCGAACAAGCCTCGGTATCAATCAGCCCCTGGTCGATTTACTGGATGCGAGTCCTCGTGCCGACAATTTTCTTGTCATCGACGCTGCCGAACGGGTAGGTCACGACAGTACCTTGAAAGCCAAGGCGCTTATCGAGTCACTGAAACGGCGCAACGCGTCGGAGGCGTCGATCGGATGGCATGTATTGATCGTCGGCCAAATGGAAGCCTGGGTCCGTGGAACACTTCAAGAGTTGGCAGGTACGGCATCGCCGTCAAACTTCGAAGTCGAAGGGTTACGGGATGAGACCGTCAAAGAGGTGTTGCGTTCAGTTGCTGATCTGGGATGGTTGGGGACGCATAGTGATGCAGTATCAACGCTCAGAAACTTACGCTCACTGGCATGGGTCATTCAAGCTGCATCCCAATTCCATGCACAGAACGGCAACCATACACTCACGCTCCTGGTAATTGCTGACCGCCTCTGGACTCACTGGACTGAAGGCAAGTCGAGTGTCCACCGGCTGCTCGTGAGGCTTGCTGAACGTGAAGCCCGTTTCGAACACAGCTTTGCGATCAGCGAATTAGAGAGCGGCGACGCCGCCGTTCTTGACGACCTCTCTGTCACCTGCCCTTTGCGGAAAGATGGAGCAACCGGTCGGATTCAGTTTCAGCACGATCTCGCTGCGGATTGGGCGCGGTTCCAGAGACTGAAAGAGATTGTGGACAATACGGCCCAGTGGGCTGGGTATGCGAGCAATCCGTTCTGGCACGGCGCGCTTCGCATGCTAGGCCAGCTTCTCTTGAGGCGTCAGGTCGAAACTCGCAGTGCCTGGGACATGGCGTTTGAATGGGCAGAGCAGAATAGGGATACGACGCGGCTCGCCGAGGATGTACTCCTCGATGCACTGTTCCTCGATCCTAGCGCCGACGTGTTCATGGAGCAGAGGGCGGAGCTCCTGCTTGCGGATGGCGGACGACGGCTATTGCGTTTGCTCAAGCGGTTCGAGCATGTCGGTTCGGCTCCTGGTCCAAGCCCCGATGTTCAAGGTCCCTTCGCGGACCTGAGTCTCTACACCGAGACCCATTTCCGAACTCCAATCTTTGGCCGATGGCCCGCGATTGCGCGCTTCCTCCATAAGCATAGTGACCGGATTGTGAAACTGACATCTTCTGCAGTCGGGAGTGTGTGTAGGCTGTGGCTTACAAGCACACCCCCAGGATTGCCTGGCGGCGGGAGGGTACCCTTTCGAGAAGAATTTTCCGAGTTAGCACTAGCAATGGCGGGAGAGATGCAGGTCGAGCACGCAAAAGGCGTAATGTATCTTGGTTTTTCCCAAGGGGAGAAGCTCATCTATCAGGCGGTTTTCGCGGGCGCTCCAGACTTGACCGCCGACGTATCGGAATGGGCACTTGAGATGGCTCAACGCCGTCCGTACCGAGCGGCTATCGTTGAACAGGTTACAGCATACCACGCAGCGCAGGCAGCGAAACACAAGCAGCGACTCGCATCTGACTCTGAATATCGCAAACGCCATCAACAACTCAGGGAGTCATCGGGATTAATAGGTTCCAGTAGAAGACTCCCACCCTGGCCCCTCGGGCCTACGGGTCGCATTGTGGGGCCGTTTCGTGAAACCGTGCTGCGATCGGCGGAATTTCAGGCGCTTATGCGTGCTGATGCCGAGGTCGCGGGCGAAGTGCTTCTTGGGTGCATTATTGAAAGTGAACCCGAGGAAGAATATGGCTCTCACCAACGAATTGGTTGGGAACTTGGCATCGAGTTTGATTCTGAAGGCTATCCGACGGCCCCGTGGAAGAGTCCGTTTTACGCGTTTCTCCGCATCAAACCAGAGGCGGCGCTCGGTCATCTGCATCAGCTCATCAATTTCAGTACGGATCGATGGGTGCAGGCGGTCAGCAAGAGAAATGGGTCGGATCCATCAAGGCTCTCAATTCGTCTGTCTGATGGTACAGTGCGCGAGTATGAAGGCAATCATTGGGTCTTTGCCTGGTCTGATGAAGACTCCAACTCCAACGGCCAACTCCATTGCGCGCTCGCGGCGCTGGAGCAATGGCTATGTGACCTCATTGATGCGGGGATAGATATCGTCCCGCGCATCGAAGCTTTGCTTCGAGCGACGACCTCGGTTGCCGTAATGGGTGTTCTTGTCAACGTTGGGAAATATCGCAAGGAGTTGCTCAAAGGCCCATTGCGGCCGTTGCTTGGCGTGCAGCACTTCTATTGGTGGGATTCACGGCGTGTTAATGCCAATGCATATCGATTTGATGCGACGGCGTGGGCTCGATGGGGTGAGTTCATCTTCGAGATGGCTAAGAGATGGTTTTCGGCTCCGTATCGAGGACAGCCGTTGCGAGCGATCGTCCCCAAAATAATTATGGCTGACAGGGAGGTTGGCGATTTTGTTGCAGCAATGATTCGTGAATGGGTTTCGCCCAAGTCTGAGAAGGAAGCGTTGGAATTCCGAGCGCTGGTGGCCGAGCTCGATTATAGGAATTACTCATCTGGGCTTGACCCTACCTCCGGGAAGCAAGTTTCTGAGTTCGCCTGTCCGCCGGACATCGCTGAGGCAATTGCGACCTTCCAACAAAAAAGCTCACGAGTCATAGAGGCGCTGGCATTCCCTCAACAATGCCGCGACGCTCTCGATCAGACGGGTACACTTACCAACGAGAGCGCTGAATCCGTTGCGTCGCTCATGGGGGCTCTCGACGGCGACGAAGAGATCGATCTCGATGAAGATATGTTGCATGCGCCACGCGTGGCCACAGCAGTCTTGCTTCTCTTGCGTACCTCCGACTGGTTGGCTCAGAACGCGGCTGCCGAGCGGAGGGCGCAGTCGATCATTGATAGTGCCATTGACGAGATTGTCGATAGTGATGGAGGGCACCGGCTCCGAATTCAGTCGGCACCGAGTCATTTGGAATTTGCTGCTTACTATGCTGCTGAGCGCTGGCTTACTGATCCAGGAAAGAAGAGCGACGAACGGCTATTGCGACTGCTTACGAGCGAGGATTCGTCAGCAGTGCGTGTGTTGGTTTGGTCGGCATATCAGAACCGTGATGCGCTGGGTCAGCGCTGGTGGCGACTTCTTTTTATGGCGCTGTTGTGGTCAGGCCTCTCGATGCTCGTTGCACGGTATGGCGACGAAGAAGGCACAAAGGCTCGCTGGCAGAGATGGCATCGCTGGCTTCGGAGGCGCAGCCTCTCCGTCGTAGCGACATCGTCCTCGATTGCGCCGCTGGCGATTGCGCAGCGGGTGGAGCGGCTTGAAGTCAGACGATGGCTCCGACGCTACGCGCGCGATGGTCGCACCGTCACCATTGAGCCGGGGCGGCGACTCTCCGGCAGTCTTGATACGACCTTTCTCAAGAGCGCGTTTACATGGCTGTTTCCCAGTCATGCTGATCGTATTATTCCGGTCCGGGAGTTAGAGACGCACCGGCAACTGGTAGCGGCATTCTGGTCCCATCAGGCATGGTGGTTATCGGGCAGCGGCAAGGATGAGGATGACCACTATCAGCCCATGCACGAGTTTGGCTATGCGCTTCTAGATGAAATGGCGCGCCTAGTTGTTGAAAGTCCAGTTTCTGAAACGCCATCGCTTTGGCATCCGGTGTTTGAGCTAGGATCTAAGGGGCACTATGCGATTAGTTATTTCCTGTCCTCTTGGTTCGGGCAGCTAACGGAAGCTACTGTCGTCGAGGAGTTCGCGAAACGCTGGCGTCCAATGGTCGAGTTCATGATCCTGAATTCTGAGTGGTCCAAGGATGGGCCGTGGTATTACGGTGAGCGACTGGAGCGCGAGGTTCTGGGATTCGGCGCGTTGGGCTATATAGGACGAGTTCCAGGTCACGCTGCACTTGTAGGAATGATACGGGACCTGGTTCCGATCTGGGCTCAAAACCGGCTCACGAGTGATGAAGACAATCTAGCGTGGTTCTGTGGATTTCTTGCCCACGAGGTTGGAAAGCCCCTGCGTGTGGATGGGCTGCAATGGATTGCCGATGCGATGAGGACCAACGGTAATATGGGGAAATGGTGCAGGGACTCGACATCGAGCGCCTTTATGGAATTCCTAGACGTTCTCGTCTCCGAACATGTGGGTGAATTACGACAGAAGGAGAAGTCGCGCCAGGCTCTGCTCGATCTTTCGGCGCATGCTGTATCTCGGCAGCTCACGGCGGCTTTGACT from Nitrospira sp. encodes:
- a CDS encoding helix-turn-helix domain-containing protein; protein product: MPEQVLKRLYSVREAARYLGVSPWSVRNLQKLRTLPCVRQGRRVLFDIHDLERHIENHKTEVHDGHDLSPQET